In Thermobaculum terrenum ATCC BAA-798, one genomic interval encodes:
- a CDS encoding restriction endonuclease, which yields MIRIDEGATNYWLSLFTRETWLECAQHGFRVAGFPQHRWATVRRISPGDMLICYLTGASSYVGLLRVTGEPYQDDAVIWSSQIFPSRLPVEPIVTLHPDHGVPIKSLRDRLSYFRSSTNPHAWTGYFRTSPAQIRPEDARVIVEALKEAARDRSRVLDAGQLPALNMPGRLEDASRESSLVGVDEAEEAVVGELRAPTPAEAGPGAGTEPDEVEQLAGRLLSHARNSESSRLLEEAVVDAFSFLGFQVEHKSGSGDTDVLVFAPLGKNAYRAIVDAKSSRHERVANAAIDWMALSKHREMHQAAHTLIVAPGFAGGDLLENAREKQVALVTARDLAEIVRMHARTPLLPGGPAGAVLPPGRSRRTAADPAGSC from the coding sequence TGATAAGGATAGACGAGGGCGCTACGAACTATTGGCTGAGCCTGTTCACGCGGGAGACCTGGTTGGAGTGCGCCCAGCACGGCTTCAGAGTGGCGGGATTTCCCCAGCACAGGTGGGCGACTGTACGAAGGATCAGTCCTGGAGACATGCTCATCTGCTACCTGACAGGAGCCTCTTCCTACGTCGGCCTGCTGCGGGTGACCGGAGAACCCTACCAGGACGACGCGGTTATCTGGAGCTCGCAGATCTTCCCCAGCCGCCTGCCGGTTGAACCGATCGTGACCCTCCATCCCGACCACGGCGTGCCGATAAAGAGCCTCAGGGATCGGCTATCGTACTTTCGTAGCTCTACGAACCCGCATGCATGGACTGGGTATTTCCGTACCTCTCCCGCACAAATAAGGCCCGAAGATGCCAGGGTCATAGTGGAGGCCCTGAAGGAAGCTGCACGCGACAGGTCCCGTGTGCTGGACGCGGGGCAACTCCCCGCGCTCAACATGCCGGGCCGCCTGGAGGATGCCTCGAGGGAGTCCTCTTTGGTGGGCGTCGACGAAGCAGAAGAAGCGGTCGTTGGGGAGCTACGTGCTCCCACGCCTGCTGAGGCCGGCCCGGGGGCAGGGACAGAGCCGGACGAGGTGGAGCAGCTTGCAGGCAGGCTCCTCTCCCATGCCCGCAATAGCGAGAGCTCCAGGCTCCTCGAGGAGGCTGTGGTCGATGCCTTCAGCTTCCTGGGATTTCAGGTCGAGCACAAGAGCGGATCCGGAGATACCGACGTGTTAGTGTTTGCCCCACTGGGGAAGAATGCCTATAGAGCGATCGTGGACGCGAAGTCGAGCCGGCACGAGCGCGTGGCCAACGCGGCGATCGACTGGATGGCCCTCTCCAAGCACCGCGAGATGCACCAAGCAGCGCACACCCTCATCGTCGCCCCTGGCTTCGCGGGTGGGGATCTACTTGAGAACGCGAGGGAAAAGCAGGTGGCCCTTGTAACTGCTCGAGACCTTGCAGAGATCGTCCGCATGCACGCCCGTACCCCCCTTCTCCCTGGAGGACCTGCGGGAGCTGTTCTCCCACCCGGGCGATCCCGACGCACCGCTGCGGATCCTGCAGGCTCGTGCTGA